The Phaeobacter gallaeciensis DSM 26640 genomic sequence TCGCTTGCCGGGGTCTATTCGGCGACGGTGCTCTACTGGTTGGGTGACGACAGTCTGGAGCATCAGGCCAGCTGGGAGTTTCTGGACCGTCGGATCGACAATGTCATGCAGTTCGAAAAGCTGAAGGCGCAGGTGCAGTCCAATCCACTGCTGAAACCCCTTCTGGTGGGGCCGAACTGGCTGGCGCAGCAGATCAAGGCGCCCGGCACCCGTGATGACCTGCCGGGCAGCTGGTCCGCGCCACGACGCTGAGCCGCGTAACGTTACAGCGATCCGCAGCGGTGCGGGACCTATGACAGCCGGGTGTCCTTTGCTAGTCAGTGACAACAGCGGAGGAATGCCAATGACCGAAATGATGCGCGCGATTGAGATCCGGGAGCCTGGCGCCCCCGATGTATTGGAGGTCTGCCAACGCCCGGTGCCGACACCCGGCCATGGGCAGGTGGTGCTGAAAGTCGCCTATGCGGGCGTCAATCGCCCCGATGCGCTACAGCGTGCTGGTAAATATGCTCCGCCCCCGACGGCGAGCGACCTGCCGGGGCTGGAAGCCTCGGGCGAGGTTGTTGCCCTTGGGGCGGGGGTCAGTGAGCTAGAGATTGGCGACCGCGTCTGCGCCTTGCTGCCCGGTGGAGGCTACGCCGAATATGTGGCGACCCCGGCGGCGCATTGCCTGCCAATTCCTGAGGGGTTTTCGCTGAAGCAGGCGGCTTGCTTGCCGGAAACCTGTTTCACGGTGTGGTCGAATGTCTTCACCCGTGGTGGCCTACAGGCGGGGGAGCGGTTCTTGGTGCATGGTGGCTCGTCCGGGATTGGGACGACGGCCATTCAACTGGCATCGCAGCTGGGCGCACGGGTGTTCACCACCGCCGGGTCGGATGAGAAATGTGCGGCCTG encodes the following:
- a CDS encoding NAD(P)H-quinone oxidoreductase: MTEMMRAIEIREPGAPDVLEVCQRPVPTPGHGQVVLKVAYAGVNRPDALQRAGKYAPPPTASDLPGLEASGEVVALGAGVSELEIGDRVCALLPGGGYAEYVATPAAHCLPIPEGFSLKQAACLPETCFTVWSNVFTRGGLQAGERFLVHGGSSGIGTTAIQLASQLGARVFTTAGSDEKCAACLKLGAERAINYRDEDFVEVLKSEGGANLILDMVGGDYIPRNVRALADDGRMVHIAFLSGPKVALNFAQIMARRLTLTGSTLRPQSDLAKAQIAQDLREVVWPLIEAGKFAPVMDQTFVLSDAAAAHRRMEGSTHIGKIVLEVGGEV